Part of the Cereibacter sphaeroides 2.4.1 genome, CCGCGGCCTGCTGGCCCGCGGGCAGGGCGAACATGCTGATCTCGGCCACCGAGTTGCCTTCGCCGTCCTTCAGAAGCTGATACATCTGGCACGGGTCAGCACCGTCCTCGGTGCGGACGCAGCGCTGTTCCCAGTCGCCGTGGGTCGCGGCGACATAGGTGGAGCCGATCCCGTCGGCCGGGTCTTCCTGACCCATGGACAGCCCCTGCGGAGCCGCGGCGCCTTCGGCGGGCGCCTGCGCGGCGGGAGCGTCGGCGGCCGGAGCGGCCGGCGTGTCCTGTGCCCAGGCGGCGGGCGCAAGGGCTAGGCCCAGAGCCATGACGCAGAGGGTTTTCAGTTGCTTGCTCGACATGCGCGATCCTGTCCTCACATTATGTCGAGCGCGCTGTAGCACGCCCGCCCCACAGTGTCAGGTGCCAAATGCGCGAGGGACTGCGGGCGGCGGGGCCTCGCCCCTGCAATGAGGCCCCGGGGCGTAGGGGGGAAGCACAGGCGGCGCCGAAAAGCGAAAAGGGCCGGCAATCCGGCCCTTCTCAGCGTCAATTTTGCTCCCTGTCGGACTGGCCGACTTCATCTGAGGGGGAA contains:
- a CDS encoding invasion associated locus B family protein, with translation MSSKQLKTLCVMALGLALAPAAWAQDTPAAPAADAPAAQAPAEGAAAPQGLSMGQEDPADGIGSTYVAATHGDWEQRCVRTEDGADPCQMYQLLKDGEGNSVAEISMFALPAGQQAAAGATIVAPLETLLTANLTMGVDAAKPKVYPFSWCNRAGCFARVGFTQAEVDAFKKGNKSVVTIVPAVAPDQKVALNVSLKGFTAAYDAVKASNEKAEAAQKPAAE